A section of the Rattus norvegicus strain BN/NHsdMcwi chromosome 15, GRCr8, whole genome shotgun sequence genome encodes:
- the LOC134482241 gene encoding small integral membrane protein 14-like — protein sequence MVEGGFDPCECICSHERAMRKFINLLRQSQSYCTNTECLRELPGPSGDSGISITVILMAWMVITVLLFLLRPPNLRGFSLPGKPSSPHSGQVPPAPPVG from the coding sequence ATGGTTGAAGGGGGATTTGATCCCTGTGAATGTATTTGCTCTCATGAACGCGCTATGAGAAAATTCATCAATCTGCTCCGGCAGTCCCAGTCCTATTGCACCAACACAGAATGCCTTCGGGAATTGCCAGGGCCCTCAGGCGACAGTGGCATCAGCATCACTGTGATCTTGATGGCCTGGATGGTGATCACTGTGCTCCTCTTTCTACTGAGGCCTCCTAACCTGAGAGGCTTCAGCCTTCCTGGAAAGCCCTCCAGTCCTCACAGTGGACAGGTCCCGCCAGCCCCTCCTGTGGGCTAA